The Nitrospira sp. genome contains a region encoding:
- a CDS encoding YajQ family cyclic di-GMP-binding protein produces MADQFSFDVVSEVHMQELKNALDQATKEIKQRFDFKDSRTEITLKEKEKELVVVSDDEYKLKAVQEIIKAKCVKRGVSLKAFTQGAVEPALSGTVRQTAKIQSGLAPDKAKEITKAVKDSKLKVQAQIQGEQVRVLSKSKDELQSAIAFLKGREFEIDLQFTNYR; encoded by the coding sequence GTGGCTGATCAGTTCTCATTTGACGTCGTGTCGGAAGTGCATATGCAGGAGCTGAAGAACGCGCTGGATCAGGCGACGAAAGAAATCAAGCAGCGGTTCGATTTCAAGGACTCGAGAACCGAGATCACGCTGAAAGAGAAGGAAAAGGAATTGGTCGTGGTCTCGGACGACGAGTACAAGCTGAAGGCGGTGCAGGAGATCATCAAGGCCAAGTGCGTGAAACGCGGGGTATCGCTCAAGGCCTTCACTCAAGGCGCGGTCGAGCCGGCGTTGAGCGGGACGGTGCGACAAACGGCCAAGATTCAGAGTGGGCTCGCACCGGATAAAGCCAAGGAAATCACCAAAGCGGTCAAGGATTCGAAGTTGAAGGTTCAAGCACAGATTCAGGGCGAGCAAGTGCGGGTGCTGAGCAAGAGCAAGGATGAACTGCAGTCGGCGATTGCCTTTTTGAAGGGCAGGGAGTTTGAGATCGATCTGCAGTTTACCAACTATCGCTAG
- a CDS encoding carbon starvation protein A, giving the protein MKAAVNLLWVLLSLLGALALAHVTGAINPHEKVNGLWLVVAAACMYVLAYRFYGRWLATQVIVLNNQHVTPAVRLNDGVNFHPTNKVVLFGHHFAAIAGAGPLLGPVLAAQFGFMPGFLWLVIGAVLAGAVQDFIILVASMRRNGRSLPEIAHDELGSLTGTATAIAVLFIVVVALAGLGFAVVNALYHNAWGTFTIAMTIPIGFLMGFYLQKFRAGAVAEVSIIGVVLLIAAVLFGRVVAQSSYAWLFEFDKPALIWLLAGYGFLASVLPGWMLLVPRGYLSTFMKLGVVFLLGVGVILMAPTIEMPRVTSFAAGGGPIIPGTLFPFLFITIACGAISGFHSLVSSGTTPKMIEQESQAVVGYAAMLLESFVGVMALIAASVLIPGDYLAINTTLSTDALAAMGFAPSRIAELSQLVEVDVAGRPGGAVSLAVGMASIFSALPGMSGLMAYWYQFALVFEALFILTTIDTGTRVARYLIQEMAGKVYAPFRRMNWVPGVMVSSGLVVGAWAYLIGTGSISTIWPMFGAANQLLGMLALCIGTTVLIKMWKSPYLWVTALPMLFVGMITLTGSYEMFWMFLKKAAKLAAGQAFALYLDAVLVALVAVLGVIVLGDSLRQWYGYVVLKKPFTSSEVVVSAGGGSAGRMQTAIRCDGEKGFKLPHGTGCC; this is encoded by the coding sequence ATGAAGGCGGCGGTAAATCTGCTCTGGGTGCTGCTCTCGCTCCTCGGCGCCTTGGCGCTTGCTCATGTGACGGGCGCCATCAATCCCCATGAAAAGGTCAATGGTCTCTGGCTGGTCGTGGCGGCTGCCTGCATGTATGTGCTGGCCTATCGGTTCTATGGACGGTGGCTGGCCACGCAAGTTATCGTACTGAACAATCAGCACGTCACGCCGGCGGTGCGGTTAAACGACGGCGTCAATTTTCATCCCACGAATAAGGTCGTGCTCTTCGGCCATCACTTTGCGGCCATCGCCGGAGCCGGGCCGCTCCTTGGTCCGGTGTTGGCGGCACAATTTGGATTCATGCCCGGTTTTCTGTGGCTCGTGATCGGTGCCGTGCTTGCGGGGGCAGTGCAGGATTTCATCATTCTGGTTGCCTCCATGCGACGAAACGGCCGCTCCTTGCCCGAGATCGCGCACGATGAACTCGGCTCGCTCACCGGCACGGCGACGGCGATCGCGGTGCTCTTTATTGTGGTGGTGGCACTGGCAGGGTTGGGCTTCGCGGTCGTGAATGCGCTGTACCATAATGCCTGGGGAACCTTTACGATTGCGATGACGATTCCGATCGGCTTCCTCATGGGCTTCTATCTCCAGAAGTTTCGTGCCGGCGCCGTGGCCGAAGTGTCGATCATCGGTGTCGTACTTTTAATTGCAGCGGTACTGTTCGGTCGCGTTGTTGCGCAGTCGTCCTACGCCTGGCTCTTCGAGTTCGACAAGCCCGCGCTGATCTGGCTGCTCGCCGGGTATGGATTTCTGGCCTCGGTATTGCCGGGCTGGATGTTGCTGGTGCCGCGCGGCTATCTTTCCACATTTATGAAGCTTGGCGTCGTGTTTCTGCTGGGGGTTGGTGTCATCCTCATGGCGCCGACGATTGAGATGCCGCGTGTGACGAGTTTTGCCGCCGGTGGTGGCCCGATTATTCCCGGTACCCTCTTCCCCTTTCTCTTCATCACGATTGCGTGCGGGGCTATCTCGGGCTTCCACTCGTTGGTCTCTTCCGGCACGACGCCCAAAATGATTGAGCAGGAATCTCAAGCGGTGGTGGGGTATGCGGCAATGTTGCTGGAAAGCTTTGTGGGAGTGATGGCACTGATCGCGGCTTCAGTGCTGATTCCCGGCGACTACTTGGCGATCAACACAACCTTAAGCACCGATGCGCTGGCGGCGATGGGGTTTGCTCCATCGCGGATTGCCGAGCTGTCACAGTTGGTCGAAGTCGATGTGGCTGGACGTCCCGGCGGGGCGGTCTCTTTGGCGGTCGGCATGGCGTCTATTTTTTCGGCGCTGCCCGGGATGTCGGGTCTCATGGCCTATTGGTATCAGTTCGCGTTGGTGTTCGAAGCGCTTTTCATTCTGACAACAATTGATACGGGAACACGCGTGGCTCGTTATCTCATCCAGGAAATGGCAGGCAAGGTCTATGCGCCCTTTCGCCGGATGAACTGGGTGCCCGGTGTGATGGTGAGCAGCGGCTTAGTCGTGGGAGCGTGGGCGTATTTGATCGGGACGGGCAGCATTTCAACCATTTGGCCGATGTTCGGCGCGGCAAACCAGCTGCTGGGGATGTTGGCGCTCTGCATCGGGACGACCGTGCTGATCAAAATGTGGAAGTCGCCCTATCTCTGGGTCACGGCGCTGCCGATGCTGTTCGTGGGCATGATTACCTTGACGGGTTCTTATGAAATGTTTTGGATGTTCCTGAAGAAAGCGGCGAAGTTGGCGGCCGGGCAGGCCTTCGCGCTCTATCTGGATGCCGTGCTGGTGGCACTGGTGGCGGTGCTGGGTGTAATCGTGCTGGGCGATAGTCTGAGGCAGTGGTACGGCTATGTCGTGCTGAAAAAGCCGTTTACAAGCAGCGAGGTGGTGGTGTCGGCGGGTGGAGGATCAGCAGGACGGATGCAGACGGCAATTCGTTGTGATGGGGAAAAGGGCTTTAAGCTTCCGCACGGCACCGGGTGCTGTTAG
- a CDS encoding AbrB/MazE/SpoVT family DNA-binding domain-containing protein, giving the protein MKAHIVRIGNSKGIRLPKTLLQEAQLEDEVVLQAEPGRILISKSAQPRAGWADAARRMRAQGEDSLLDPPTATRFDKEDWKWR; this is encoded by the coding sequence ATGAAAGCCCACATCGTCCGTATCGGCAACTCAAAGGGAATTCGGCTCCCTAAGACCTTGCTTCAGGAAGCCCAGCTTGAGGATGAAGTCGTGCTCCAAGCAGAACCGGGCCGCATTCTGATCTCCAAATCGGCACAACCACGCGCAGGCTGGGCTGATGCCGCCCGACGCATGCGAGCGCAAGGAGAAGACAGCCTCCTCGACCCGCCGACTGCTACGCGATTCGATAAGGAAGACTGGAAGTGGCGCTAG
- a CDS encoding type II toxin-antitoxin system PemK/MazF family toxin translates to MALEHAPPARGEVYLIDLDPTRGSEIRKTRPCLVISPDELNQHLRTVIVAPMTTGGQGYPWRVRCRFRDRSGFVAIDQLRTVDSERLIKRLGRVTPGALAAVHAVLQEMFTP, encoded by the coding sequence GTGGCGCTAGAGCACGCGCCCCCGGCACGCGGTGAAGTCTATCTGATTGACCTTGATCCAACCCGAGGCAGTGAAATCAGAAAAACGAGGCCTTGCCTGGTCATCTCTCCCGATGAATTAAATCAGCACCTGCGGACCGTGATCGTCGCGCCAATGACTACCGGAGGGCAAGGCTACCCCTGGCGAGTGAGATGTCGTTTCCGCGACCGTTCCGGATTTGTGGCCATAGATCAGTTGCGCACCGTTGATAGCGAACGCCTCATCAAGCGGCTTGGCCGTGTCACGCCCGGAGCCCTTGCTGCCGTCCACGCAGTCCTACAGGAAATGTTCACACCATAA
- a CDS encoding PilZ domain-containing protein, with amino-acid sequence MSSDTPTPSPNGQDRREYYRINVTLPIRLQPETDDTEGEFTEKSVNLSGGGIGVVVETLHQAGEILTCSLLLPDQVLFKSPIEVLRLVPIAYPGNTYRLHARFIRMTTQNRELLIKYVLQFQRYHLARHYSV; translated from the coding sequence ATGTCCTCAGATACCCCTACTCCTTCGCCTAATGGGCAAGACCGCCGAGAATATTACCGGATCAACGTCACGCTGCCCATTCGCCTTCAGCCTGAGACGGACGACACTGAAGGGGAGTTCACCGAGAAATCCGTCAATCTGAGCGGGGGCGGCATCGGGGTGGTGGTCGAGACACTCCACCAGGCCGGCGAGATTCTCACGTGCAGCCTGCTCCTTCCTGACCAGGTGCTCTTCAAGTCCCCCATCGAAGTGTTGCGGCTGGTTCCCATCGCCTATCCAGGCAACACCTATCGTCTCCACGCCCGCTTCATTCGGATGACCACACAGAACCGGGAATTGCTGATCAAATATGTCTTGCAGTTCCAGCGTTATCACCTTGCCAGACACTATTCCGTCTGA
- a CDS encoding PilZ domain-containing protein: MTRSRPHERGIHSPVEGRLNWATVEATRTYQRHHYRVPLAVQYPVMFSDAEMIAEGKVVNLTVFGCTIECTDTVPEKTTLQVRLILPDQTQSLPVDEAEVRWVQGNRIGLQFHKVERAADFRLHGFVWDRMLERLRTIAQEGFSTS, from the coding sequence ATGACTCGGAGTCGTCCCCACGAAAGGGGGATTCACTCACCGGTAGAAGGCCGACTAAACTGGGCAACCGTGGAAGCCACACGCACCTATCAACGTCACCACTACCGAGTGCCGCTTGCCGTGCAGTACCCGGTGATGTTTTCCGACGCAGAGATGATTGCTGAAGGGAAAGTCGTAAACCTCACAGTGTTCGGCTGCACAATTGAATGTACCGATACCGTACCGGAAAAGACGACGCTCCAAGTGCGGCTGATCCTGCCGGATCAAACACAGTCTCTACCGGTTGACGAGGCCGAGGTCCGATGGGTCCAGGGTAATCGAATAGGTCTTCAGTTTCACAAAGTGGAGCGGGCGGCGGATTTTCGGTTGCACGGCTTTGTGTGGGACCGCATGCTCGAACGGCTCCGGACCATTGCTCAGGAAGGGTTTTCCACCTCCTGA
- a CDS encoding flippase-like domain-containing protein, producing MLRYILLALGLIVLSLLVWHIGPANIYEAATRLGPASLLAVLIPSFMMYSVEAYGWKVVLGRAAQGVPFWRLLTIRTAGEVVNMTTPTAYLGGEPLKAYLLKKYDVPMTEGAASVVIAKTTMTIAEVFYILMGIALAFWILGAGSSAGQTITAALLSVGLLVCSIAGFVFIQHRGLFASILSLVKKLGLRIKSLEAEEEHLRSIDQTIRNFYSHHQKAFYASMGVYFLGWMAESLEVFGIIYLLGGSVSVLSALSIGALAVFIKGGSFFIPGSLGAQDAGNLLLLQAFGYSDVTGITFALLRRFRELVWIGIGLLCLAMVGKGRIPQDQEVENPS from the coding sequence GTGTTGCGCTATATCCTACTCGCCCTTGGCCTCATCGTCCTGAGCCTTCTTGTCTGGCATATTGGCCCCGCCAATATCTACGAAGCCGCGACACGACTCGGTCCGGCATCGTTGCTCGCCGTCCTGATCCCGTCTTTCATGATGTATTCCGTCGAAGCCTATGGGTGGAAAGTGGTGTTGGGGCGGGCGGCGCAAGGGGTTCCGTTTTGGCGACTGCTGACGATTCGGACCGCCGGTGAGGTGGTGAATATGACCACTCCGACGGCCTATCTGGGGGGCGAACCGCTGAAGGCCTATCTGCTCAAAAAGTATGACGTTCCCATGACAGAAGGGGCCGCTTCAGTCGTGATTGCCAAGACGACGATGACGATTGCCGAAGTGTTTTATATCCTCATGGGAATCGCCTTGGCCTTTTGGATTCTCGGTGCCGGGAGTTCGGCCGGGCAGACGATCACGGCGGCGCTGTTGAGTGTCGGCCTGTTGGTGTGTTCAATCGCAGGGTTCGTATTCATCCAACACCGGGGACTCTTTGCGTCGATCTTATCGCTTGTTAAGAAACTTGGATTGCGAATCAAGAGCCTGGAAGCAGAGGAAGAGCACTTGCGCTCGATCGACCAGACGATTCGGAATTTCTACAGCCATCATCAAAAGGCCTTTTATGCGTCGATGGGGGTGTACTTTTTGGGCTGGATGGCTGAATCGTTGGAGGTGTTCGGGATCATTTACTTACTCGGCGGTTCAGTGAGTGTCTTGTCCGCTCTCTCCATAGGGGCGCTCGCGGTATTTATCAAGGGCGGATCCTTCTTTATCCCCGGCAGTTTGGGTGCCCAGGATGCCGGCAATCTTCTGTTACTCCAAGCGTTCGGCTACAGTGACGTGACGGGAATCACCTTCGCATTGCTGCGACGGTTCCGCGAACTCGTCTGGATCGGCATCGGACTCTTGTGCTTGGCGATGGTAGGAAAAGGCAGAATTCCTCAGGATCAGGAGGTGGAAAACCCTTCCTGA
- a CDS encoding CDP-alcohol phosphatidyltransferase family protein, with protein MSKSILQRRAEIHGLATAILLPSVGVFGGSAGPEVGEVGPLTSVVGIGLFQRTVLTLQRAGIRQLIVLSGSEEEQLKQALGRGPRVTIPVRWMPIREFPLDDPRTWEALAAEVHGFALVASVNSVFSRGLIEQLRRDVREGQAIVVAQPRQGVPLKVPPGRSKTFASTRLDDPSLRVAELVVVPATLMNAGNPVVNEKGSPPIRQWIERAAADGRVRVVATEEKRGTWYQNVRTLSDVESAEKKLFNSLKGEFEGFVDRYFNRKLSRWFTRLFLAAGLAPNSITVLAGLIGLVAAAGFGLGTYTAGIVAAVLFQLAAVIDCCDGEVARLTFTESPLGAWLDIVLDNIVHMAIFAGIAVGLYTTQIGREDDWIPLMLGVAAVLGNGISLLLVEKAQKIKAVSGWSTPDHAAWADVMLKNVASRDFSAALLGFALFDQLYWFLLFAAAGSLLFAGAMVWVIRPSAVSSPRP; from the coding sequence ATGAGTAAGAGTATTCTTCAGCGCAGAGCCGAGATCCACGGGTTGGCGACCGCGATCCTCCTGCCTTCCGTCGGGGTCTTTGGCGGATCGGCCGGGCCTGAGGTCGGTGAAGTCGGACCTCTGACGAGCGTCGTGGGAATTGGGCTCTTTCAACGCACCGTGCTCACGTTGCAACGGGCGGGGATTCGCCAATTGATCGTCCTCTCCGGTTCCGAAGAGGAACAGCTGAAACAGGCATTGGGGAGAGGGCCGCGCGTGACGATTCCTGTCCGGTGGATGCCGATCCGAGAGTTTCCACTGGATGACCCTCGGACATGGGAAGCGTTGGCGGCAGAAGTGCACGGCTTTGCGTTGGTCGCGAGCGTCAATAGCGTGTTTTCGCGCGGATTGATCGAACAATTGCGCCGCGACGTGCGGGAAGGGCAGGCGATCGTGGTCGCCCAGCCTAGACAGGGGGTACCGTTGAAAGTACCGCCCGGTCGCTCGAAGACTTTTGCATCGACTCGTCTGGACGATCCGAGTCTACGGGTCGCTGAGCTGGTTGTCGTACCGGCGACTCTCATGAACGCCGGGAATCCCGTGGTTAATGAGAAAGGAAGCCCTCCAATCCGTCAGTGGATCGAGCGGGCGGCAGCGGACGGTCGTGTGCGTGTCGTCGCGACTGAAGAGAAGCGGGGTACCTGGTATCAGAATGTCCGAACCTTGTCTGATGTGGAGTCGGCCGAAAAGAAGCTGTTCAATTCGCTCAAGGGGGAATTTGAAGGGTTCGTCGATCGGTACTTCAATCGGAAACTCTCCCGTTGGTTCACGCGCCTGTTTCTCGCCGCAGGGCTCGCACCTAATTCCATCACCGTTCTCGCCGGATTGATCGGTCTGGTCGCCGCGGCGGGATTTGGGCTGGGAACATACACCGCCGGTATTGTGGCGGCGGTGTTGTTTCAATTGGCCGCCGTCATCGATTGCTGCGATGGTGAGGTCGCGCGATTGACTTTTACCGAATCGCCCCTCGGCGCCTGGCTGGATATTGTCCTGGACAACATCGTTCACATGGCGATTTTTGCGGGTATCGCCGTAGGGCTGTATACGACGCAGATCGGGCGAGAGGATGACTGGATTCCACTCATGCTCGGCGTTGCGGCGGTCTTGGGCAATGGGATCTCATTGTTGCTGGTCGAGAAGGCGCAAAAGATCAAAGCAGTCAGCGGATGGAGCACTCCCGATCATGCGGCTTGGGCGGATGTCATGCTGAAAAATGTCGCCAGCCGCGATTTCTCGGCGGCCTTGCTGGGGTTTGCGTTGTTCGATCAACTCTATTGGTTTCTTCTCTTTGCGGCAGCCGGCTCCTTACTATTTGCCGGCGCCATGGTCTGGGTCATCCGCCCGTCTGCCGTCTCGTCTCCTCGACCATAA
- a CDS encoding phosphocholine cytidylyltransferase family protein codes for MKAIILAAGVGKRLWQVTQHRPKCLIEIGGRSLLHRYLEALAGVGVRRAEIVVGYKQEMIRAAVEHDSCGVGVTFLVNEQFHRGSISSLWIARTALDDDTIVMDADVLFHREILRRLVSSPFENALLMDETVKQTGEECMVVVAGGRVIALTKRMPEQYDYAGEGVGFLRVRHADTPRVVSSLQSYIDRGAWDMEYEDALLPYFQDVRVGHEKIGGLPWTEIDFIEDVKKAELEVLPKL; via the coding sequence CCCCAAGTGCCTGATTGAGATCGGTGGACGGTCGCTCCTGCATCGCTATCTGGAGGCACTGGCCGGTGTCGGGGTCCGGCGGGCGGAGATCGTCGTCGGATACAAGCAGGAGATGATTCGTGCTGCGGTCGAACACGATTCGTGCGGGGTCGGCGTCACCTTTCTGGTCAATGAGCAGTTTCACAGGGGCAGTATTTCCTCCCTGTGGATTGCGCGAACCGCGCTCGACGACGATACCATCGTGATGGATGCCGATGTGCTCTTTCACCGGGAGATCCTCCGGCGTCTGGTGTCGTCGCCCTTCGAGAATGCGCTGTTGATGGATGAGACGGTCAAGCAGACCGGAGAGGAATGCATGGTGGTTGTGGCGGGTGGTCGGGTGATTGCGCTGACCAAGAGAATGCCGGAACAGTACGACTATGCCGGCGAAGGCGTGGGATTTCTCCGGGTTCGGCATGCCGACACGCCTCGGGTCGTTTCCTCGCTCCAGAGCTACATCGATCGAGGTGCGTGGGATATGGAATACGAAGACGCGCTGCTACCGTACTTTCAGGACGTGAGAGTCGGCCATGAAAAGATCGGAGGCTTGCCCTGGACCGAGATCGATTTCATCGAAGATGTGAAAAAAGCTGAGTTGGAAGTTTTGCCAAAATTGTGA